One Campylobacter lari DNA segment encodes these proteins:
- the purU gene encoding formyltetrahydrofolate deformylase, giving the protein MNEYILKISSSDEKGLIYRISDVIFKYRINIIKNDEFVGEDRFFFRAHLEGELDIKAFKGTLEAMLPDNAQIEITPKRKKDIIVLATKETHCLGELLIRQFSGEFNANIKAVIANYEVLKPLVDKFNIPFHTILAQDLSRQEHEEKLLECLKQYEFDYIVLAKYMRILSPSFVEHFEGKIINIHHSFLPAFIGANPYKQAYERGVKIIGATAHFVNNNLDEGPIITQDVIPVTHEYSWQAMQQAGRNVEKNVFSKALDLVFDDRIFIHENKTIVF; this is encoded by the coding sequence ATGAATGAATATATTTTAAAAATTTCAAGTAGTGATGAAAAAGGATTGATTTATAGAATTTCAGATGTTATTTTTAAATATAGAATTAATATTATAAAAAATGATGAATTTGTTGGAGAAGATCGTTTTTTCTTTAGAGCACATTTAGAAGGTGAGCTTGATATAAAAGCTTTTAAAGGAACACTAGAAGCTATGCTTCCTGATAATGCACAAATTGAAATTACACCAAAGAGAAAAAAAGATATTATTGTTTTAGCTACTAAAGAAACTCATTGTTTAGGTGAGTTGCTTATCCGTCAATTTAGTGGCGAATTTAATGCAAATATTAAAGCAGTTATTGCAAATTATGAGGTATTAAAACCTTTAGTGGATAAATTTAACATACCTTTTCATACTATTTTGGCACAGGATTTAAGCAGACAGGAGCATGAAGAAAAATTACTAGAGTGTTTAAAACAATATGAATTTGATTATATTGTTTTAGCAAAATATATGAGAATATTATCTCCATCTTTTGTGGAGCATTTTGAAGGAAAAATTATTAATATCCATCATTCTTTTTTACCTGCATTTATAGGAGCTAATCCTTATAAGCAAGCTTATGAAAGAGGAGTGAAGATTATAGGTGCAACAGCACATTTTGTAAATAATAACTTAGATGAGGGACCAATCATTACCCAAGATGTTATACCGGTTACTCATGAATATTCTTGGCAGGCTATGCAACAAGCAGGACGCAATGTGGAAAAAAATGTTTTTTCTAAGGCTTTGGATTTAGTGTTTGATGATAGGATTTTTATACACGAAAATAAAACAATAGTATTTTAA
- a CDS encoding tRNA nucleotidyltransferase/poly(A) polymerase family protein: MQRLKIDLKNDQDFLRIKNALKPYTQRAYLVGGCVRNSFLDLSSDDYDIEIYDIEPKLFDELMQKLGANGVGKSFFVYKYKKFDLALARYENKISTGHRGFEVKVCNDEQEGAKRRDFTINALMVNIFDFEFLDFFNGLQDLQEKTIRHIDDKSFIEDSLRVLRGISFACRFDLTIAKESLKLMQTMDISDLSKERINNELYKIFKTSRLNKAYEYFKILNLEEKIFFHQSCNKEFERLLEQSQKIICDEALFLYLYLNFFHINKEEFFKKTKLKKELLKKCEQEFILGKIDDFNLAKIALKIPLCKWLGLWDDERMVQAKKLNLYHHTFESKVSANDLLKEGFSGKELGIELEKRRLQELKNYIKEQK; the protein is encoded by the coding sequence TTGCAAAGATTGAAGATAGACTTAAAAAATGACCAAGATTTTTTAAGGATTAAAAACGCACTTAAACCTTACACGCAAAGAGCTTATTTAGTAGGTGGTTGTGTAAGGAATTCTTTTTTAGATTTATCTAGTGATGATTATGATATAGAAATTTATGATATTGAGCCTAAGCTTTTTGATGAGCTTATGCAAAAACTTGGTGCAAATGGAGTAGGAAAAAGTTTTTTTGTATATAAATACAAAAAATTTGATTTAGCTCTAGCACGTTATGAAAATAAAATTTCTACAGGCCATAGAGGTTTTGAAGTTAAAGTTTGTAATGATGAGCAAGAAGGAGCTAAAAGAAGGGATTTTACCATTAATGCATTGATGGTAAATATTTTTGATTTTGAATTTTTAGATTTTTTTAATGGTTTGCAAGATTTACAAGAAAAGACTATAAGACATATTGATGATAAAAGTTTTATTGAAGATAGTTTAAGAGTGCTTCGTGGAATTTCTTTTGCATGCAGGTTTGATTTAACAATTGCAAAAGAAAGTTTAAAATTAATGCAAACTATGGATATAAGTGATTTATCCAAAGAGCGTATTAATAATGAACTTTATAAAATTTTTAAAACTTCAAGACTAAATAAAGCTTATGAGTATTTCAAAATTTTAAATTTAGAAGAAAAAATATTTTTTCATCAAAGCTGTAATAAAGAATTTGAAAGACTTTTAGAGCAAAGTCAAAAAATAATTTGCGATGAGGCTTTGTTTTTGTATTTGTATTTGAATTTTTTTCATATAAATAAAGAGGAATTTTTTAAAAAAACAAAATTAAAAAAAGAACTATTAAAAAAATGTGAACAAGAATTTATTTTAGGTAAAATTGATGATTTTAATTTAGCTAAAATTGCTTTAAAAATTCCACTTTGTAAATGGCTTGGGCTTTGGGATGATGAGCGTATGGTACAGGCAAAGAAATTAAATTTATATCATCATACTTTTGAAAGTAAAGTTAGTGCAAATGATTTACTAAAGGAAGGATTTAGTGGGAAAGAACTTGGGATTGAGCTTGAAAAAAGAAGATTACAAGAATTAAAAAACTATATAAAGGAGCAAAAATGA
- the ciaD gene encoding effector protein CiaD, with translation MNIEDLAKMAISEVNSELDNKKSKNDEFAPMVEEITQEKSVNTQEKKIKEEISKVTQELIQELDDLEVKVKDEKQNVAIKVEALEEKEESIINNEEFFLKNLRERILVLFEGLKNTKDEHIEKRLDMTITFLEFLLAKIEDRLKK, from the coding sequence ATGAATATAGAAGATTTAGCAAAAATGGCCATAAGTGAAGTTAATTCAGAATTAGATAACAAAAAAAGTAAAAATGATGAATTTGCTCCTATGGTAGAAGAAATTACTCAAGAAAAAAGTGTTAATACTCAAGAGAAAAAAATCAAAGAAGAAATTAGCAAGGTTACGCAAGAGCTAATCCAGGAATTAGATGATTTAGAAGTAAAAGTAAAAGATGAGAAGCAAAATGTCGCTATTAAGGTTGAAGCTTTAGAAGAAAAAGAAGAAAGTATTATAAACAATGAAGAATTTTTCTTAAAAAATCTTAGAGAGCGTATCTTGGTTTTATTCGAAGGATTAAAAAATACTAAAGATGAGCATATAGAAAAAAGATTAGATATGACCATTACTTTTTTAGAGTTTTTGCTTGCAAAGATTGAAGATAGACTTAAAAAATGA
- a CDS encoding MFS transporter, translating into MHTQISYKKFFWINILVVITLALNLRAPITSIGPMIEYIQEYYNINSALAGMLTTLPLIAFGLISFFVAYFSQIKALFFALCLIVFGELIRSYGGNIGLFSGVFLIGAGIAIANVLLPSFVKEKFAKNAYKIMGLYGSIIGLSSIAGVALSLPLLKIFEVPQAMFFWVVLALIALIFYFPHLKNKRLLRPKRKNINKINLFLNLTAWKVTIVMGLQSFLSYSLFAWLSVMISEKGFGIDFGSNVLLLSQIIGMPVAFLLPIVLSKLRTHAKSFVIVLLGFLYVLSFILVFFCDVKLVLLLAAIFLGFASSGVFTISLLFIAIKSSNSFIAAKLSAMSQGIGYLIAAQAPWIIGMLHDSFGNFTLGFIMLITVAITLNIFVFLAYKAPVIK; encoded by the coding sequence ATGCATACGCAAATTTCATATAAAAAATTCTTTTGGATTAATATTTTAGTTGTAATTACCCTTGCTTTAAATTTAAGAGCACCTATAACCTCTATAGGTCCTATGATAGAATATATCCAAGAATATTACAATATCAATTCCGCTTTAGCAGGTATGCTAACAACCTTACCTTTGATAGCTTTTGGTCTTATATCTTTTTTTGTAGCATATTTTTCACAAATTAAGGCTTTGTTTTTTGCTTTGTGTTTAATTGTTTTTGGAGAGCTTATTAGAAGTTATGGAGGTAATATAGGTTTATTTTCTGGGGTTTTTTTAATTGGAGCAGGCATTGCAATAGCTAATGTTTTATTGCCTTCTTTTGTAAAAGAAAAATTTGCAAAAAATGCTTATAAAATAATGGGTTTATACGGATCAATTATAGGTTTATCTTCAATTGCTGGAGTAGCTTTATCACTTCCCTTGCTTAAAATTTTTGAAGTACCTCAAGCTATGTTTTTTTGGGTTGTTTTAGCTTTGATTGCTTTGATTTTTTATTTTCCACATTTGAAAAATAAAAGATTATTGCGTCCTAAAAGGAAAAACATCAATAAAATAAATCTTTTTTTGAATTTAACAGCTTGGAAAGTTACTATTGTAATGGGACTACAAAGTTTCTTATCTTATAGTCTTTTTGCTTGGCTTAGTGTGATGATAAGTGAAAAAGGTTTTGGAATTGATTTTGGTTCTAATGTTTTATTACTTTCTCAAATCATAGGCATGCCTGTGGCGTTTTTATTGCCTATTGTTTTAAGTAAACTTAGAACTCATGCTAAGAGTTTTGTTATTGTGCTGTTGGGATTTTTGTATGTTTTAAGTTTTATCTTGGTGTTTTTCTGTGATGTAAAATTAGTGTTATTATTAGCAGCTATTTTTTTAGGTTTTGCATCTAGTGGGGTTTTTACAATTTCATTATTGTTTATTGCTATAAAAAGTTCAAATTCTTTTATAGCAGCCAAACTTTCTGCTATGTCACAAGGCATAGGGTATTTAATAGCAGCTCAAGCACCTTGGATTATAGGTATGCTTCATGATAGCTTTGGAAATTTTACTTTAGGCTTTATCATGCTTATTACAGTAGCTATAACACTTAATATTTTTGTATTTTTAGCATATAAAGCTCCTGTGATTAAGTAA
- a CDS encoding chaperone NapD produces MNLSSVLILTKEEKLEKLKKQIQQTPCCSVELAQDEKIIVVIESENLDDELKAYKQLEQLDGVVSINMVFSYQDLDEEREKILKANFEANTFDENLKKDNIEYYGNVFRKY; encoded by the coding sequence ATGAATCTTTCTAGTGTGTTGATTTTAACTAAAGAAGAAAAATTAGAAAAACTTAAAAAGCAAATTCAACAAACGCCTTGCTGTAGTGTGGAATTAGCTCAGGATGAAAAAATTATAGTGGTAATAGAAAGTGAAAATTTAGATGATGAGTTAAAAGCATATAAACAATTAGAACAACTTGATGGGGTGGTGAGTATTAATATGGTTTTTTCTTATCAGGATTTAGACGAAGAAAGAGAGAAAATTTTAAAAGCAAATTTTGAGGCAAATACTTTTGATGAGAATTTAAAAAAAGATAATATAGAATATTATGGTAATGTCTTTAGAAAGTATTGA
- a CDS encoding WD40 repeat domain-containing protein: protein MKKIFLILLVSIYVFSYELKLDSNLNALKLTDNSLLIGLDNGEINQYFIKDKKMHKITQLDKIKNFYEENLSPRIYSIDYLNGAILILSEGDFGSKKLHVYKNKQLLSYDLANDGVKKALFLDDNTILLALLGSNIELFDLKTKSVVKNFTFSSSSLSDVVLNEAKTQLVAGFESGEIILFDVKKWQKIKSYKSIHKDNIYQLDFKNTAIASCSTDRKLGIVQNDQEKNIERDFLIYTCALNKDGSIAVFGDNEKNIIELIDTKNLKTIKKFQNKDFLLEYLIFLNEHEFISAGYENKIIFWSIDESF from the coding sequence ATGAAAAAAATATTTTTAATCTTGTTAGTGAGTATTTATGTATTTAGCTATGAGCTTAAACTTGATTCAAATTTAAATGCTTTAAAGCTTACTGATAATAGTTTGCTTATAGGACTTGATAATGGAGAAATAAACCAATATTTCATTAAAGATAAAAAAATGCATAAAATTACTCAACTTGATAAGATTAAAAATTTTTACGAAGAAAATCTTAGCCCTAGAATTTATAGTATTGATTACTTAAATGGGGCTATTTTGATTTTAAGTGAAGGTGATTTTGGAAGTAAAAAATTACATGTTTATAAAAATAAACAACTTTTAAGCTATGATTTAGCTAATGATGGGGTAAAAAAGGCTTTGTTTTTAGATGATAATACTATTTTATTGGCCTTGCTAGGTTCTAATATAGAGCTTTTTGATCTAAAAACAAAAAGTGTTGTAAAAAATTTTACTTTTTCTAGTTCAAGCTTAAGTGATGTGGTTTTAAATGAAGCAAAAACTCAATTAGTGGCAGGTTTTGAAAGTGGCGAAATAATACTTTTTGATGTGAAAAAATGGCAAAAAATAAAAAGCTATAAGAGTATTCATAAGGATAATATCTATCAACTTGATTTTAAAAACACAGCTATCGCAAGCTGTAGCACTGATAGAAAATTAGGTATAGTGCAAAATGACCAAGAAAAAAATATAGAAAGAGATTTTTTGATTTATACTTGTGCTTTAAATAAAGATGGCTCAATAGCAGTTTTTGGAGATAATGAAAAAAATATCATAGAACTTATAGATACTAAAAATTTAAAAACGATAAAAAAATTCCAAAATAAAGATTTTTTGCTAGAATATCTTATATTTTTAAACGAGCATGAGTTTATTAGCGCAGGTTATGAAAACAAAATTATATTTTGGAGTATAGATGAATCTTTCTAG
- a CDS encoding nitrate reductase cytochrome c-type subunit gives MKNKIFLSLAAAVLISACGLAVKSVDSKDIGLRKTSLESENVELLDAKYSQALAGESVLIERSFENAPPLIPHTLEDMLPITKDNNICLSCHDKAVAKDLAATALPSSHYFDLRKNKSTKDMVSDARFNCTQCHVPQSDAKPLVGNSFEAKFKSEESKRKSNFLDVLNEGVK, from the coding sequence ATGAAAAATAAAATCTTTTTATCCTTAGCAGCAGCTGTTTTAATAAGTGCTTGTGGGCTTGCTGTTAAAAGTGTTGATTCAAAAGATATAGGTTTAAGAAAAACAAGTTTAGAAAGTGAAAATGTAGAGTTGTTGGATGCTAAATACTCTCAAGCTTTAGCTGGTGAATCTGTTTTGATTGAGAGGTCATTTGAAAACGCTCCGCCATTGATTCCACATACTTTAGAGGATATGCTTCCAATTACTAAAGATAATAATATTTGCTTAAGTTGCCATGATAAAGCAGTAGCAAAAGACTTAGCTGCGACAGCACTTCCAAGTAGCCATTATTTTGATTTAAGAAAAAATAAATCTACTAAAGATATGGTAAGTGATGCAAGATTTAATTGTACGCAATGTCATGTACCACAAAGTGATGCTAAACCTTTAGTGGGAAATAGCTTTGAAGCTAAATTTAAAAGCGAGGAATCAAAGAGAAAATCTAATTTCTTAGATGTTTTAAATGAAGGTGTAAAATAA
- the napH gene encoding quinol dehydrogenase ferredoxin subunit NapH, with the protein MKYLILRRIVQLSILTFFSFGVFNFILKGNLSSSVLFSSVPLSDPFAFIQLALASLQVDLMALSGALIVFLFYAIFAGRAFCAWVCPVNIITDFAYFIRNKLGFNQARVFNVNKNLRYYVLAFVLIFSFLFSFPVFEEFSYIGIIQRGIIFGGVSWLFVALIIFCTDTFFSPRFTCSHFCPLGAFWALSSHFSLLKVRYNLQKCTKCYKCLGVCPEKQVLWMIGKKNQDVKSGECIRCGKCIDVCGDDALGFSIINLRRENEK; encoded by the coding sequence ATGAAGTATCTTATTTTAAGAAGAATAGTGCAATTGTCTATTTTAACTTTTTTTTCTTTTGGTGTATTTAATTTTATATTAAAAGGAAATTTAAGCTCTTCGGTTTTATTTTCTTCGGTGCCACTAAGCGATCCTTTTGCATTTATTCAACTTGCTTTAGCAAGTTTGCAAGTAGATTTAATGGCTTTAAGTGGTGCTTTGATAGTGTTTTTATTTTATGCTATTTTTGCTGGAAGAGCTTTTTGTGCTTGGGTTTGTCCTGTAAATATCATTACTGATTTTGCCTATTTTATTAGAAATAAATTAGGCTTTAATCAAGCAAGAGTTTTTAATGTAAATAAAAATTTGCGTTATTATGTTTTGGCTTTTGTTTTGATCTTTTCTTTTCTTTTTTCTTTTCCTGTTTTTGAGGAATTTTCTTATATAGGAATAATCCAAAGAGGGATTATTTTCGGCGGTGTTTCTTGGCTTTTTGTAGCTTTGATTATTTTTTGTACAGATACATTTTTTAGTCCAAGATTTACTTGTTCGCATTTTTGTCCTTTAGGGGCTTTTTGGGCTTTAAGTTCGCATTTTTCATTGCTAAAAGTAAGATACAACTTGCAAAAATGCACTAAGTGTTATAAATGTCTTGGAGTATGTCCTGAAAAGCAAGTACTTTGGATGATAGGTAAAAAAAATCAAGATGTAAAATCAGGTGAATGTATTAGATGTGGGAAATGTATTGATGTTTGCGGTGATGATGCTTTAGGTTTTAGTATAATAAATTTAAGGAGAGAAAATGAAAAATAA
- the napG gene encoding ferredoxin-type protein NapG — MKNRREFLAFAFKLLCIGSGSAFLASLAFSSNQEYFLRPPGADDEKEFLSKCIRCGLCVKACPYDVLKLANLENSAKNGTPFFVARENPCRLCEDIPCIRDCPANALDHKYLEQKDGIYKTKMGIAIIDSASCVAYWGIQCDACYRACPLMDKALKLETKRNERTAKHAFLLPVVDHEVCVGCGICEKACITQKAAIKVLPREFVLGKAGDNYIKGWDEKDEKRLQDVNTDKNFNKNKAKDYLNDGELL; from the coding sequence ATGAAAAATAGAAGAGAATTTTTAGCCTTTGCTTTCAAGCTTTTATGTATAGGAAGCGGAAGTGCATTTTTAGCAAGTTTAGCATTTAGCTCAAATCAGGAGTATTTTTTAAGACCTCCTGGAGCAGATGATGAAAAAGAATTTTTATCAAAATGCATACGATGCGGACTTTGCGTAAAAGCTTGTCCTTATGATGTTTTAAAACTAGCAAATTTAGAAAATAGTGCTAAAAACGGCACACCTTTTTTTGTAGCAAGAGAAAATCCTTGCAGATTATGTGAGGATATACCTTGTATAAGAGATTGTCCTGCAAATGCTCTAGATCATAAATATCTAGAGCAAAAAGATGGAATTTATAAAACAAAAATGGGTATAGCTATAATTGATAGTGCAAGTTGTGTTGCTTATTGGGGAATTCAATGTGATGCTTGTTATAGAGCTTGTCCTCTAATGGATAAAGCATTAAAACTTGAAACAAAACGCAATGAAAGAACAGCAAAGCATGCATTTTTACTACCTGTGGTAGATCATGAAGTGTGTGTTGGATGTGGTATTTGTGAAAAAGCTTGTATAACACAAAAAGCAGCCATTAAAGTTTTACCTAGAGAATTTGTTTTAGGAAAAGCTGGGGATAATTACATCAAAGGTTGGGATGAAAAAGATGAAAAACGTTTACAAGATGTAAACACAGATAAAAATTTCAATAAAAATAAGGCTAAAGATTATCTTAATGATGGAGAATTGCTATGA
- the napA gene encoding periplasmic nitrate reductase subunit alpha produces the protein MNRRDFIKNTAIASACGVAGLSVPSSVLANTENKWRWDKAVCRFCGTGCGILVASLDGKIVAVKGDPAAPVNRGLNCIKGYFNAKIMYGEDRLVTPLLRVNVKGEFDKKGKFQQVSWQRAFDEMEKQFKKAYKEKGAEGIGIFASGQYTIQEGYAAAKLVKAGFRSNNIDPNARHCMASAVVGFMQTFGVDEPSGCYDDIELTDTIITWGANMAEMHPILWSRVSDRKLSNLDKVKIVNLSTFSNRTSHIADTEIIFKPNTDLAIWNYIAREIVYNHPEAMDKEFIEKHCIFTTGYADIGYGMRNNPNHPKFKASEKDTVAKQNAIIVDEEEAVSLAYLGVKAGDKFEMKHQNTPDAHWEISFEDFKKALEPYTLDYVAKVAKGNEDESIEEFKKKLQELANLYIEKNRKVVSFWTMGFNQHTRGTWVNEQAYMVHFLLGKQAKPGSGAFSLTGQPSACGTAREVGTFSHRLPADMVVANPKHREISEKIWKVPAKTINPKPGAPYLKIMRDLEDGNIKFAWVQVNNPWQNTANANHWIAAAREMDNFIVVSDCYPGISAKVADLILPSAMIYEKWGAYGNAERRTQHWKQQVLPVGEAMSDTWQIMEFAKRFKLKEVWGETKVNDKLTLPSVLEEAKAMGYSEDDTLYDVLFANKEAKSFKAKDNIAKGFDNSEVFGDERKVIGSDGKEFNGYGFFVQKYLWEEYRKFGLGHGHDLADFDTYHKVRGLRWPVVNGKETQWRFNTKFDYYAKKAAPNSDFAFYGDFAKELPKGDLLAPQTKEKYSLKNKVKIFFRPFMKAPERPSKEYPFWLCTGRVLEHWHSGTMTMRVPELFRAVPEALCYMNEDDAKAMKINQGDIVWVESRRGKVKARVDFRGRNKPSKGLVYVPWFDENVYINKVTLDATCPLSNQTDFKKCAVKITKA, from the coding sequence ATGAACAGAAGGGACTTCATTAAAAATACCGCTATTGCTAGTGCTTGTGGTGTTGCAGGTCTTAGTGTTCCAAGTAGTGTGCTTGCAAATACTGAGAATAAATGGCGTTGGGATAAAGCTGTTTGTAGATTTTGTGGTACAGGCTGTGGAATTTTAGTTGCAAGTTTAGATGGTAAAATTGTTGCTGTAAAAGGAGACCCAGCAGCTCCAGTAAATCGTGGGTTAAATTGTATTAAAGGTTATTTTAATGCAAAAATTATGTATGGAGAAGATCGCTTAGTAACACCTTTACTTCGTGTAAATGTAAAAGGTGAGTTTGATAAAAAAGGAAAATTCCAACAAGTTTCTTGGCAAAGAGCTTTTGATGAAATGGAAAAACAATTCAAAAAAGCCTATAAAGAAAAAGGTGCTGAGGGAATTGGAATTTTTGCAAGTGGTCAATATACTATACAAGAAGGATATGCTGCTGCAAAATTAGTAAAAGCTGGTTTTAGATCAAATAATATAGACCCAAATGCACGTCATTGTATGGCTAGTGCAGTTGTTGGTTTTATGCAAACTTTTGGGGTTGATGAGCCTTCTGGTTGTTATGATGATATAGAACTTACTGATACTATTATTACTTGGGGTGCAAATATGGCAGAAATGCATCCGATTTTATGGTCAAGGGTAAGTGATAGAAAATTAAGCAATTTAGATAAAGTTAAAATCGTAAATTTATCTACTTTTTCTAATAGAACTTCTCATATAGCAGATACTGAAATCATTTTCAAGCCAAATACTGATTTAGCTATTTGGAATTATATCGCTAGAGAGATTGTTTATAATCATCCTGAAGCTATGGATAAAGAATTTATTGAAAAACATTGTATTTTTACAACAGGTTATGCTGATATTGGTTATGGAATGAGAAATAATCCAAACCATCCTAAATTTAAAGCAAGTGAAAAAGATACTGTAGCAAAACAAAATGCTATTATTGTAGATGAAGAAGAAGCAGTATCTTTGGCTTATTTGGGGGTAAAAGCAGGCGATAAATTTGAAATGAAACACCAAAATACTCCTGATGCGCATTGGGAAATTTCATTTGAAGATTTCAAAAAAGCTTTAGAGCCTTATACGCTTGATTATGTTGCTAAAGTTGCTAAAGGCAATGAAGATGAAAGCATAGAAGAATTTAAGAAAAAACTTCAAGAATTAGCAAATTTATATATAGAAAAAAATAGAAAAGTTGTAAGTTTTTGGACTATGGGCTTTAATCAACACACAAGAGGTACTTGGGTAAATGAGCAAGCTTATATGGTGCATTTTTTACTTGGCAAACAAGCAAAACCAGGAAGCGGTGCGTTTTCATTGACAGGGCAACCAAGTGCTTGTGGAACCGCAAGAGAAGTAGGGACTTTTTCACATCGTTTACCTGCTGATATGGTGGTTGCAAATCCTAAACACAGAGAAATTAGTGAAAAAATTTGGAAAGTTCCTGCAAAAACAATCAACCCTAAACCAGGTGCTCCATATTTAAAAATCATGAGAGATTTAGAAGATGGAAATATCAAATTTGCTTGGGTGCAAGTAAATAATCCTTGGCAAAACACCGCTAATGCAAATCACTGGATAGCAGCAGCTAGAGAAATGGATAATTTTATTGTTGTGAGTGATTGTTACCCAGGAATTAGTGCTAAGGTGGCAGATTTAATTTTACCAAGTGCTATGATTTATGAAAAATGGGGTGCTTATGGTAATGCTGAAAGAAGAACTCAACACTGGAAACAACAAGTATTACCTGTAGGTGAAGCTATGAGTGATACTTGGCAAATCATGGAATTTGCAAAACGCTTTAAATTAAAAGAAGTTTGGGGTGAAACTAAGGTAAATGATAAACTTACCTTGCCAAGTGTTTTAGAAGAAGCTAAGGCTATGGGTTATAGTGAAGATGATACTTTATATGATGTATTATTTGCCAATAAAGAAGCAAAATCCTTCAAAGCTAAAGATAATATTGCAAAAGGATTTGATAATTCTGAAGTATTTGGTGATGAGAGAAAAGTTATAGGTAGTGATGGTAAAGAATTTAATGGATATGGATTTTTTGTACAAAAATATCTATGGGAAGAATACCGCAAATTTGGTTTAGGTCATGGACATGATTTAGCTGATTTTGATACTTATCATAAAGTAAGGGGCTTAAGATGGCCTGTAGTAAATGGTAAAGAAACTCAATGGAGATTTAATACTAAATTTGATTATTATGCTAAAAAAGCTGCTCCAAATTCAGACTTTGCGTTTTATGGTGATTTTGCTAAAGAATTACCAAAAGGAGATTTACTAGCTCCACAAACTAAAGAAAAATACAGTTTAAAAAACAAAGTAAAAATTTTCTTTAGACCATTTATGAAAGCACCTGAAAGACCAAGTAAAGAATATCCATTCTGGTTATGTACTGGTAGGGTTTTAGAGCATTGGCATAGTGGAACTATGACTATGAGAGTTCCTGAGCTTTTCCGTGCGGTACCTGAAGCACTTTGTTATATGAATGAAGATGATGCTAAGGCCATGAAAATTAATCAAGGCGACATCGTATGGGTAGAATCACGCCGTGGTAAAGTAAAAGCTAGAGTAGATTTTCGCGGTAGAAATAAACCTTCTAAAGGGCTTGTGTATGTGCCTTGGTTTGATGAAAATGTATATATAAATAAAGTTACACTAGATGCAACTTGTCCATTATCTAATCAAACAGATTTCAAAAAATGTGCCGTAAAAATTACTAAAGCATAA
- the flgG gene encoding flagellar basal-body rod protein FlgG — MLRSLYTAASGMVSQQTQIDVTSNNISNVNTVGYKKSRAEFADLMYQTMKYAGTSTSSTTKHPSGIEVGLGSRVTAVSKIFSEGSLKQTSTSGLDMAIAGNNGFFQIQMPDGTIAYTRNGQFTKDAEGNIVNSDGYRLLPEMTIPEDATAINVASDGTVSVMQPGNTAETQIGQIELVNFINPAGLHALGDNLLVETDASGAPIAGIAGENGFSVIKHGFVELSNVQLVEEMTDLITGQRAYEAGSKAITTSDDMLGIVNQLKR; from the coding sequence ATGTTAAGATCATTATATACAGCAGCATCAGGGATGGTATCACAACAAACACAAATTGATGTAACATCAAATAATATTTCAAATGTTAATACAGTAGGTTATAAAAAATCGCGTGCAGAATTTGCAGATTTGATGTATCAAACGATGAAATATGCAGGTACTTCAACCTCAAGTACCACAAAACACCCAAGTGGTATAGAAGTGGGTCTTGGCTCAAGAGTGACAGCTGTGAGTAAAATTTTTAGCGAAGGTAGTTTAAAACAAACATCAACTTCAGGTCTTGATATGGCAATTGCAGGTAATAATGGATTTTTCCAAATTCAAATGCCTGATGGAACTATAGCTTATACTAGAAATGGTCAATTTACCAAAGATGCTGAAGGAAATATAGTAAATTCAGATGGTTATAGACTTTTGCCGGAAATGACTATACCTGAGGATGCTACAGCTATTAACGTAGCAAGTGATGGAACGGTTTCAGTAATGCAGCCAGGAAATACAGCTGAAACTCAAATAGGTCAAATTGAACTTGTAAATTTTATTAATCCAGCGGGCTTGCATGCTTTGGGAGATAATCTTTTAGTAGAAACTGATGCAAGTGGAGCGCCTATTGCAGGTATAGCAGGAGAGAATGGATTTTCTGTTATCAAACATGGCTTTGTAGAGCTTAGTAATGTTCAGCTTGTAGAAGAAATGACTGACCTTATCACAGGGCAAAGAGCTTATGAGGCAGGCTCAAAAGCAATCACTACAAGTGATGATATGCTTGGTATAGTAAATCAATTAAAACGCTAG